The proteins below are encoded in one region of Fibrella aestuarina BUZ 2:
- the rbsK gene encoding ribokinase yields MPASVCVIGSSNTDMVIKAEKLPAPGETVIGGTFLMNPGGKGANQAVAAARLATAGVSAGTFTPPTSVTFVANVGNDVFGRQALQQFEREGIQGDFITTDADEPSGVALIGVDSRGENCIMVASGANARLGREQVSVALTSITDTDNTVVLLQLETPIATVDHAVRESHARGMRVVLNPAPAQGLDPAMLACVYVITPNETEAELLTGIRVTDEVTAQQAAQHLHEAGVPKVVITLGSRGAYISDSTGDLAPVLVAAPPVTAVDTTAAGDCFNGALAVALAEGRSLVDAVSFACKAASISVTRMGAQASLPHRHEVDTLPLLTV; encoded by the coding sequence ATGCCTGCTTCTGTTTGTGTAATCGGTAGTTCAAACACCGATATGGTCATCAAGGCCGAAAAACTACCTGCTCCCGGCGAAACGGTTATTGGGGGTACATTCCTAATGAACCCCGGCGGGAAAGGGGCCAATCAGGCCGTTGCCGCCGCCCGTCTGGCAACGGCGGGGGTATCGGCCGGTACGTTCACGCCGCCTACGTCCGTCACGTTTGTCGCCAATGTGGGCAACGACGTGTTTGGTCGGCAGGCGCTTCAACAGTTTGAGCGGGAAGGTATTCAGGGTGACTTCATCACGACCGATGCCGACGAGCCGTCGGGCGTGGCGCTGATCGGCGTCGATAGCCGGGGCGAAAACTGCATCATGGTCGCATCGGGGGCCAACGCCCGACTGGGCCGGGAGCAGGTATCGGTGGCGCTAACTTCGATCACGGATACGGATAACACTGTCGTTTTGCTTCAGCTCGAAACGCCCATCGCAACTGTCGATCACGCGGTGCGCGAGAGTCACGCACGGGGTATGCGCGTGGTGCTCAATCCCGCTCCGGCACAGGGGCTCGACCCTGCCATGCTGGCCTGTGTGTATGTGATCACGCCCAACGAAACCGAAGCCGAGCTGCTTACCGGTATCCGCGTCACCGACGAAGTAACCGCCCAACAGGCCGCCCAGCACCTGCACGAAGCGGGCGTGCCGAAGGTGGTGATCACACTCGGCTCACGCGGTGCTTACATCTCCGATTCGACGGGCGACCTGGCCCCGGTGCTGGTGGCTGCCCCACCCGTGACGGCCGTGGATACAACGGCGGCTGGCGACTGCTTCAACGGGGCGCTGGCCGTAGCCCTGGCCGAAGGGCGCAGCCTGGTCGACGCCGTATCGTTTGCCTGCAAAGCCGCGTCGATCTCCGTCACCCGCATGGGGGCTCAGGCCTCACTACCGCACCGACACGAAGTTGATACTCTGCCTTTACTGACCGTTTAA
- a CDS encoding ADP-ribosylglycohydrolase family protein: MKTLNYVLVPLLALMAFGPAPKPKKPATGMPATGLSATGLPATVTMTKAALQDKIKGGWAGQVIGCTFGGPTEFKFNGTMMNDYQPIPWYDGYIKKTMVENVGLYDDLYMDLTFVDVFEKKGLDAPVSEHANAFANAGYMLWHANQVGRYNILNGMKAPESGHWLNNPHADDIDFQIEADFSGLMAPGMPNTAVQIGDPIGHIMNSGDGWYGGVYVGAMYSLAFVSNDVNYVVREGLKAIPAQSTFYQCIADVIKWHDLYPTDWKRTWLEIQRKWADEVGCPDGVFAPYNIDAKINSAYIVLGLLYGQGDYTKTMQISTRAGQDSDCNPSSAGGILGTMLGYDKIPAYWKQGLAEAEDIDFKYTTMSLNDVYGIGMKHALQVVERNGGKVSGNNVTIAVQTPKAVRLEQNFTGHYPTEKRAVNKDLVGPHQAGPHPAGDEYTATFEGIGFILSGEARPKAQGNQYDYESNYTGQLEVYVDDKKIETANLPASFTRRRYDMTWKYQLAPGKHTLRVKLLNPDPDYPVRIRTLFVFGDKPILAKY, encoded by the coding sequence ATGAAAACGCTTAACTACGTGCTGGTTCCACTCCTTGCCCTGATGGCGTTTGGACCAGCCCCAAAGCCCAAAAAACCGGCCACCGGGATGCCGGCCACTGGACTGTCGGCCACCGGATTGCCTGCCACCGTCACCATGACGAAAGCGGCCTTGCAGGACAAAATCAAAGGAGGCTGGGCGGGGCAGGTGATCGGCTGCACCTTTGGCGGGCCAACCGAGTTCAAATTCAACGGGACCATGATGAACGACTATCAGCCCATTCCCTGGTACGATGGCTACATCAAGAAGACGATGGTTGAGAACGTGGGCCTCTACGACGACCTGTACATGGACCTGACGTTTGTGGATGTGTTCGAGAAAAAAGGCCTCGACGCACCCGTCAGCGAACATGCCAACGCCTTTGCCAACGCAGGCTACATGCTCTGGCACGCTAACCAGGTCGGCCGGTACAATATCCTGAACGGCATGAAAGCCCCCGAATCGGGCCACTGGCTCAACAATCCTCACGCCGACGACATTGATTTTCAGATCGAAGCGGACTTTTCGGGCCTGATGGCTCCCGGAATGCCCAACACGGCCGTTCAGATTGGCGACCCGATTGGCCATATCATGAACTCGGGCGATGGCTGGTACGGGGGCGTCTACGTGGGGGCTATGTATTCGCTGGCGTTCGTGTCCAACGATGTCAACTACGTGGTGCGCGAGGGCTTGAAGGCCATTCCGGCGCAGAGTACCTTCTACCAGTGTATTGCCGACGTGATCAAGTGGCACGACCTCTACCCGACCGACTGGAAACGTACCTGGCTGGAGATTCAGCGCAAATGGGCCGATGAGGTCGGTTGCCCCGACGGTGTGTTTGCCCCTTACAACATCGACGCTAAAATCAATTCGGCCTACATCGTGCTCGGCCTGCTCTACGGACAGGGCGATTACACCAAAACGATGCAGATCAGCACCCGCGCCGGGCAGGATTCCGACTGCAACCCCTCGTCGGCAGGGGGTATTCTGGGCACCATGCTGGGCTATGACAAGATACCAGCCTACTGGAAGCAGGGCCTGGCTGAAGCTGAAGATATCGACTTCAAATACACGACCATGTCGCTCAACGATGTGTACGGCATTGGTATGAAGCACGCGCTACAGGTAGTTGAGCGCAACGGCGGCAAGGTGAGCGGCAACAACGTGACCATTGCCGTGCAAACGCCCAAAGCCGTACGGCTGGAACAGAATTTCACCGGCCATTACCCAACCGAAAAACGGGCGGTGAATAAAGACCTGGTTGGGCCGCATCAGGCTGGGCCGCATCCGGCCGGAGACGAGTATACGGCTACGTTTGAGGGGATCGGTTTCATTCTCAGCGGCGAGGCTCGGCCCAAAGCGCAGGGCAATCAGTACGATTACGAGAGCAACTACACGGGTCAGCTAGAGGTGTATGTCGACGACAAAAAGATCGAAACGGCCAACCTACCGGCCAGTTTCACCCGCCGCCGCTACGATATGACCTGGAAATACCAACTGGCACCGGGGAAGCATACGCTCCGGGTGAAATTGCTGAATCCGGATCCGGATTATCCCGTTCGCATCCGTACCCTGTTCGTCTTCGGCGATAAGCCCATCTTGGCCAAATATTAA
- a CDS encoding GRP family sugar transporter: protein MFIIESYTTAVLFCIVTMLCWGSWANTQKLAAGSWRFELFYWDYVLGIVALALLSAFTLGSIGEGGRSFIADVQQASTANIGSAIWGGVLFNAANILLGAAIAIAGMSVAFPVGIGLALVIGVVVNYLNAPVGNAGLLFGGMALIVVAILLNAFAYRRTATGGTGLSTKGLLLSVVAGCLMGLFYGYVAQAMFPNFDVPEPGKLSPYTAVVFFALGILVSNLLFNSLLMWRPFIGTSVSYADYFRGSGRDHLTGVLGGMIWCLGMSFSILASDKAGPAISYGLGQGATVVAAIWGIYVWKEFGGAARAAAPKGVGTLLNGMLLCYIIGIGLLIVAR from the coding sequence ATGTTTATCATCGAGTCATACACGACCGCCGTGCTTTTTTGTATCGTCACGATGCTCTGCTGGGGGTCGTGGGCCAACACTCAGAAGTTGGCCGCGGGCAGCTGGCGTTTCGAATTGTTCTACTGGGATTATGTGCTGGGTATCGTGGCGCTGGCATTACTATCAGCGTTCACGCTGGGCAGCATCGGCGAGGGGGGGCGCTCGTTTATCGCCGATGTGCAACAGGCCAGTACGGCCAATATTGGTTCGGCCATTTGGGGTGGTGTGCTGTTCAACGCGGCTAATATCCTGCTGGGGGCCGCTATTGCTATTGCCGGTATGTCGGTTGCGTTTCCGGTCGGTATCGGGCTGGCGCTGGTCATTGGCGTGGTGGTCAACTACCTCAACGCACCCGTCGGAAACGCGGGTCTGCTGTTTGGCGGTATGGCCTTGATCGTCGTGGCCATTCTGCTCAACGCGTTTGCCTACCGCCGAACGGCAACCGGCGGCACGGGGCTGTCGACCAAAGGTTTGCTGCTGTCGGTGGTGGCGGGTTGTCTGATGGGTTTGTTCTACGGGTACGTTGCCCAGGCGATGTTTCCGAATTTCGACGTACCTGAGCCGGGTAAACTCAGCCCCTACACGGCGGTGGTCTTTTTCGCGTTGGGTATTCTGGTCAGCAACCTGCTGTTCAACAGCCTGTTGATGTGGCGTCCCTTCATAGGTACGTCGGTGAGTTATGCCGACTATTTCCGGGGCAGCGGCCGCGATCACCTGACGGGCGTGCTGGGCGGTATGATCTGGTGCCTGGGCATGTCGTTCAGCATTCTGGCCTCCGACAAAGCCGGGCCAGCCATTAGCTACGGCCTGGGGCAGGGCGCTACGGTCGTGGCCGCCATCTGGGGTATTTATGTCTGGAAAGAGTTCGGCGGAGCGGCCCGTGCCGCGGCGCCCAAAGGCGTAGGTACGTTGCTGAACGGCATGTTGCTCTGTTACATCATCGGAATCGGTCTTCTGATTGTAGCGCGCTGA
- a CDS encoding RNA polymerase sigma factor, translating to MAPQLTAAQHTQLWNAFREGDRAAFARLYDLFAADLYRYGYNLVRNRQVVEDCLHELFLHLHENRSRLGPTDNIRFYLFRALRRRLLDTVGRFNKLDSADYLFDEAQFLIQPHETALIAEELMDHQKRILIDELNRLPKRQKEILYLVYMKEMSYPQAAEVMGITLKSVYNTLNVSLAALRATMQQALQLKGALVSLASLLTGYFANN from the coding sequence ATGGCTCCTCAACTCACTGCCGCTCAACATACACAGCTCTGGAACGCCTTTCGGGAGGGCGATCGGGCCGCGTTTGCCCGGTTATACGACCTGTTTGCGGCCGACCTGTACCGCTACGGCTATAACCTGGTGCGCAACCGGCAGGTGGTGGAAGATTGCCTGCACGAACTGTTCCTGCACCTGCACGAAAACCGCAGTCGACTTGGACCGACCGATAACATCCGCTTTTACCTGTTCCGTGCCCTGCGTCGGCGGCTGCTGGATACGGTGGGTCGGTTCAATAAGCTCGACTCGGCCGACTACCTGTTTGATGAGGCCCAGTTTTTGATTCAGCCCCACGAGACAGCCCTGATTGCGGAAGAGTTGATGGATCATCAAAAACGAATCCTGATCGATGAATTGAACCGACTCCCTAAACGCCAGAAAGAGATTTTGTACCTGGTGTACATGAAGGAGATGAGCTACCCGCAGGCGGCCGAGGTGATGGGCATTACCCTGAAGAGCGTGTACAATACCCTCAACGTTTCCCTGGCGGCGTTGCGGGCTACGATGCAGCAGGCGTTGCAACTAAAAGGGGCATTGGTGAGCCTGGCGAGCCTGCTTACGGGTTACTTCGCAAATAATTAA
- a CDS encoding FecR family protein, with protein MPYATFTVDDFCNDPYFIQWVVHPTDESNQFWQAFMVDYPHKRETVQQAIDFVKTIQFQEIEPSELDLARLKQRIWADIDQPVRVVQWYRRPGWLAAAMVLITLASLGWWTYQATPTHQTAYGETKELKLADGSTVTLNANSSLKEGDNLADAAVREVWLSGEAYFSIAKRKGAKFIVHTADAAVEVLGTEFNVNTRRKQTNVVLLEGKVQLTTADQPAVVMKPGDMATVLPQRRQIQLKKVVPEAYEAWREAYLVLDGKSLPEIISTLEDTFGVTITLNNERLAGKTLSGKLRTKVADDCIEDLAIILEADVKKTGDTYLFE; from the coding sequence ATGCCATACGCCACATTTACTGTCGACGACTTCTGCAACGATCCTTACTTCATCCAATGGGTAGTACACCCAACCGATGAATCGAATCAGTTCTGGCAGGCGTTTATGGTGGACTATCCGCACAAGAGGGAGACGGTTCAACAGGCAATCGACTTCGTCAAAACGATTCAGTTTCAGGAAATCGAGCCGTCTGAACTCGATCTGGCGCGGTTGAAGCAGCGTATCTGGGCCGACATCGACCAACCCGTGCGCGTGGTGCAGTGGTATCGGCGGCCGGGCTGGCTGGCAGCGGCCATGGTGCTGATTACGCTGGCCAGCCTTGGCTGGTGGACCTACCAGGCGACGCCAACCCACCAGACGGCCTACGGAGAAACAAAGGAGCTTAAACTGGCCGATGGCTCGACGGTCACGCTCAATGCCAACTCCTCGCTCAAAGAAGGGGATAACCTCGCCGATGCGGCCGTTCGGGAAGTGTGGCTCAGCGGCGAAGCCTATTTCAGCATCGCTAAACGCAAGGGAGCCAAGTTTATCGTCCACACGGCTGACGCGGCCGTGGAAGTGCTGGGCACGGAATTCAACGTAAACACCCGGCGGAAGCAGACCAATGTTGTCTTGCTCGAAGGCAAGGTGCAGCTCACCACCGCCGATCAGCCCGCCGTGGTGATGAAACCCGGCGACATGGCGACCGTGTTGCCCCAGCGCCGACAGATTCAGCTTAAAAAAGTGGTACCCGAAGCCTATGAGGCCTGGCGAGAAGCCTACCTCGTGCTGGATGGAAAAAGCCTGCCGGAGATCATCAGCACCCTGGAAGATACCTTCGGCGTCACCATCACGCTGAACAATGAGCGGTTGGCTGGCAAGACGCTCAGCGGCAAACTGCGCACCAAAGTGGCCGACGATTGCATCGAGGATCTGGCCATCATTCTGGAGGCCGACGTTAAAAAAACGGGGGATACGTACCTGTTCGAGTAA